The Anopheles gambiae chromosome 2, idAnoGambNW_F1_1, whole genome shotgun sequence genomic sequence CTCATAAGGTCATTAGGTTGCATAAAAGAGAAGGATTagcagaaaatattttttttatgttggttTCTCATTTCTCATAGTGAATTAGATGTGTCAGGTGATGCATTTCATTTAGTTTGAGCCTTTGCTGTGGCAGAAAATGCATAGTGCTGCTCTAAATAATGAAAGAAGCTTTGATTATTCAGGTCATTTTTATCGACTTCTTTTGATCGTGTTTGAGATATTTTTACTACTGTGTCACTTGTTGGAAGACACCAATAAAATCTGTGTCCCTGTGATTCCCAGTGCTGTAAAATGTCCCATCTTATCAGACAATGGCGAACATATTTTTGCCATCAGCTCTGATCAGATGTATATAAGGCACTGGCAATAGAGGGGCAGCTACCAGTTCTGTTTCCAAAACGGTGCAAGTGCAAGGAAAGCCTAGCGATGCAAATCTACAAAGCGGTTGTCATCGTGTTCCTGTGCGAAATAGGTATCGTTTTATCAAATGGCGAGGAGTGGCAGTTGCCGCTTAGTATTGAAGAAGAGTTAAATCAAGAACTGCATCGTTCAAATGAATTGAAGACGAATCAAGTGCGTTTGATAAGCGAATCAAACAACCTTTCCACGGACGGATATGAGGTTTATCCTGGCCAGTTTCCGTACCATGCAGTAGTCAACATTAAAAATGACCGTGAAGCATCAACCACGCTTTCAAGCGGATCGCTGATTACACCCAATTACATCCTTACGTGTGCGCTAGGTTTACACAAACATGAAAACACATACGGATTCGTAGAGCTGGGATACCGATACCGAGCTGACCGGGAACGGCAACAAGTAATCGACTTCACGAGAAGTGGCATAAACATACACCCTCAGTTCAACGGTGGAACGTCGAACAATATTGCCACAATACGCTTGGAGCATCCGGTGACGCTGAACCGATATGTGCATCCGATTCGTCTGCCACGATTGTCCGACACTCGCACCTTCGAGATGATGGAGGGAACATCACTTGGGCTTCAGTATAATGGAACGATGCGATATTTGCGCAATCAGATAATGTCGAACGATGACTGTCGCATGAACACGCAGTTTATTTGCACGAACAGTTACATCGGAGGAGCTTTCTGTAATCGTATGTATGGGGCAGGATTGGTGGTAGAGGACGAAAGTGGACCAATACTGATCGGTCTAACAAATTTGATCTACTCGTGCTCTGTAAACAATTCCATTTTGTACATGCGTTTGTCACTTTTACGTGACTGGATAGCGAACAGTTCCAAttatgtgtttgatttttagcaaataaataaataaatagtaaaaaaatataagatTCGACCGTGCAAGAAGTATCAACGATTGGTCTGTTAACATTTTCCTTGTATCATGCTGATTTTTTACAGAACTTAAAATTTATCCATGACCATTTTTTGCGAGGTCTTTATTCTTGTAATTGTAGATTTTGCAAAAACCCCCCAATGAACGCGCTTTCAACCAATAATTTcatattagatttttttttgctaaaacttgtttgttttgacagAAGGATAAGGGTCGTTAGAACATTAACGTTATGGAAGCTTGGTTTTAGCACCAAAGAATGGCTTTCTACGATCGTTATATCACAAAATGCAACCATGGTGGTATATCAAAACTATGTGACAGTTAACTATAAAGTCCACCCATGCTTTTGTACTAAAACTGAGGCAGAAAGAACTGATCCGGATGATATTTGCTACTATCTTTTGGGGAATCTCAATTGTAGTTTAATTCCGAATGAACGATCCCTGCCATTTATTGGTATATAAGTTAtttcatacacacaaaaaacaggaTCTGGGACAACGTCAAGAGGAGTGTTTAGTTGTGTTCTGATCTATGCTTTTCTATATTATGGacttttttcaacacttcagaTTGTTCAATTTCTTAACGTCCCATTTTCAACTGTAGCGCGAAGCGAAAGAAACaccgctttttttttatttatttttttaaatccctCCTCGGTGGCCTGCGGTGGAATGTGTCTGACTCACAGTCGCCatttaaaagcaaacataaataataaaatcactACCACACCTTGCATGAATGTTAATGAAGAAAGTATGTCTAGCACTTCacacacagcttcaaaagGCACCAGTTCTGTTTCTTTTGCCGCTAGAACAAGCAATGCAATTACTTCCCGCAGCCATCCTCTCTCACATGATGCACCATGCAcattaatcaatcaatttgcACACAATGTTAGATCGAGGGCGTCGAGGGCTTGATGGAAACCAATCGCGGTGTGTGATTAAAACTAGAACTGTCCACCTGTGGTGCATTGGAGGTGAAAAGATGGATCCTTTCACCATTTCTCGCTGGAAGTAGGAAAGAGATGGCACTTGGGCAGCCCCTGTAAGCAATGCAACTGTAAGAAAGTTGTCCTAAAAGGGCACCCATGAGCTTCTTTTGCTCGTGAATGGATGCATTCGCTTGCATCGGAAGTGACCTACCCTTTTGTGGGAGGAAGCAGAACCAGGAGGACTTTACCGTACCGTGTGCGAGGGAGTTTCGTACAAGTGGCCCCTGTTTAGCTGCTTCTTTCCCCCGTTTTGTCTCGTTCTGTCTCATTTCGTCTCGTTCCGTTCGTCGTCTGTCTCGGCAGCACATCTAGGCGCATAGAATGAAGAATGTAGTTTTAGCACTCATAAATTATTCACCCGACGCGGTTTCGATCGCCTGCCTTAGGAAATGGTACGCGAACTCAAAAGTGACGGGTTTGGTGGTTTCGGTCGACGCCAGCCGGTCGGCAGGCCGCCCTGGAAGCCCCCTTTTTGCCCTACCCCGTAAGTAAAGTGTGTGCGAGGAGGGGGCGCTAGAACGCACACTCCCCTTGAGGACGAGCCATTTGCTGCGCGTCACATTTTGATGGCAATAATTTCATTAACGGAACATTTGCAAACCAAGCTGCGTTTGCAGTTACCCGTCGTGTTGTAGAATGGTGGTgcttttatttagtttttttgttgttttgttttggttgatcGAGGTATCGCCTCAACCGCCCCCCTTTGGGTAGAGAATAACCATTAGGTGCTGCTCGAAGCCTGAGGGCCGTTGGAGAGCAGTGAGGGAGGGAATGATTTCCCCTCGCTCAGCGCCGGAACGGTCAACGGTTTTTGCATTGCAAAGAAGGCTTCCTCCCATCCGCGGGACAGgtggagaatattttattgagCCCGCTAGTTTTCAATATAGGTTACGGTTGCGGGCACTACTACGCCCCGGTATGTAGAGCAGTTTGGGGTTGGTTTTATTCCAGGCACCTgcagtacaacaaaaaacaaaccccaaacGAATCATCAGACTTCTGTTATACTTTTGCTGTTCTGCTCcggtttttttctgtcttcCTCTTGGTGCTTTGGGTGCGCATTCTTGTCGAATTCCAAACCCGTACTCACAGGGTGCATTTGCCAGTAGTTGGCGTGTATTTGGTTGAGCTTTTTTTGGGGCCAAAGAACACCTCCTTTTTTGCGGATCCCGTTCAAAATGGATGAGCCTCAGGACATGACGTCAACACTTGTTGAGTGGTGATGTGTTTACGATGGTTCATTTACGTTTACAGCTTGATGTATGGAGTTGTTAATGTCCAAATTGAACATTTGTACCGAATTAAAGATTGGTTACCCAAAATGACATCTATTGAATAGAAGTTTCATTCGATATGTAATTAACTAAATATTATGACAGTTCTTTAAACGAAGCATTAAGAAGATATGCGTAGCACTTATATGCACGACTTGACCAAAGATGTGTGTCGTCTGATATAATAGGAAGGTCTGGAAGAACACAAAGgaagttaatttaaaacatataCTCTTTtcaaatataaacaaaagttttaaacaacaataataaacagtaataaacaaaatagagAAAATAAGGTGGTTTCGTTATGCCAAATGCCTACCTTCAGGCACTGTTTTGAACGAAATATTAGGTTGACTGTTGGATTTCCATTATTTATTCTTATAACATAATTTCAAAGTTAATGATACGGCCAACCAGGCCGTCCTTAcgagaaataataaaaaaaaaatcgaagtTAGTTTTAAAGatctattcttcttcttctttttttggctcaacaaccgttgtcggtcaagcctgtaccacttataggattggctttcaatgacttttggattacctccccatagcaagatagtcagtcctacgtatggcggaaCGGTTTATTtggagcttgaacccatgacgggcatgttgttaagtcgtacgagttcaCGACTCTACCACTAGACCGGCTCAAATAAGATCTATTTGTAGATGAAATTTGTCAAGTGATGTATTCGATATGGTTTTGGGCTATTTCAGAGACAGAACAAATTATTATTGTGCACTAGATAATGACACAAGCATTGATTATTCAGGCCATTTTTATTGACTTCTATTGATcgtgtttaaaatatttttacttCTGTGTAATGTGTAGGAAGACGTCAATAAAATCTGTGATTCCCTGTGCTGATTTTTTACCATCTTGTAGATAATGGGGAACGCAGCTTTGCCATAAGCTCTGAGATATATATAAGGAACAGGTAATAGATGGACAGCTATCAGTTTTATTCAGAAAAACGGCGCAAGTGCAAGTAAAACCTAGCGATGCAGATCTACAAAGCGGTTGTTATCGTGTTCCTGTGCGGGCGCCTTTTCGATATGGTTAGCAAACAGTTCCAAttatgtgtttgatttttagcCTACGAAATTACGATTAATAAAAGTTATGAACATTACATTatatctttttctctcttattGGTCTGTTCACGATAGAGCATGTCggtgtgacatggcccggtcaacaattattcttcaggatgctcggtccctggctgcaacCTCCCTTGTAGACACTcgatctccgacaggtctcgcttcacctgacCCAGCCAACGTGTTCGCTATGCTCCCCTTCCTTTCGTGCTAAACTGGGATCGCTGTGAAataccttcttggtggggcatgagacCGGGATGATCCTCATAACATGCCCCAGCTATCTTATCCAGCCAGATTTCGCCGTATTTCCGGAATTTTCCCgggaaaattgtgtttttttcaatgGCGCAACAGCTGTTTTTGACTGTTGGATGTAATTGGTATCTATGACATGGCTATAATCGAACGGTATCCAAATACCCGTGGATTTTTCCCGAAATTTCTACATTTGGTACATGCCTGCCCctgcacaatgcgtctccggatttcgctgctgatgtcgttgtccgaagtagCGATCGTCTCAAGATAGCGGAACTCATTTACTACCACGAGATTGTCGCCGTCAATgaatacactgcttcccagatggtctgagcctccggcaagcaggtacttcgtcttcgtcgcattgattatCAATACAATacttgctgcttcgcgtttgagaTGATGTCGATGACATCCGTGAAGCCAAAAAATTGGAGagaccggtagaggatcgtgtcaaggatgtcgttgtctagccccgcgctttgaatgacaccttccagggcgaAGTTGAATAGCAGACTGGGGAGTCCgtcaccttgcctcagactcttgtgagattcgaacgattccgacgtcaagttcgatactatcaccttgcactgcaccccgttcatggTGGCCTCTACCAGCTGGATCACCTACCCAGGGAagtggtaccgctgcatgatgtTCCATAGCTCCTTCCGGTCTATGGTGTCGTTGGCCGCCTTcaagtcgatgaacaggtggtgcgtaGCGATCTGGCGCTCTTGACACTTCTGGTGTAGAGGATCTGGCGTAGAGTGAAAATTTGGTCGGTGATGGATTTGCCTCCAAAAAACCAGCTTGCTAGTAACCGACGAAATTTGTAGCAAGGGGCGCAAGTCTGCAGAACAGAATCTGGAACAGCATCTTTTAGGCGGCATTGAGGACAGTGATGACACGAAAATTCGAGCATTCCAGCTTGTCGTCCTTTTTGTAGACTTGGTGAATGACGCCCAGCTTCCACTACTCCGGTAGATCTTCCCGTTCCCAGATTTTTACGATCAGCTGATGCATTTCGACGGTAAGCCTCCGGCCCCATCTTGAAGATCTCGGCCACCAGTCCATCACTGCCAGCAGACTTATTGCTCTTAAGCTGCTTGATGGCGCTTGAGCACTTCTACCTTTCGATCAGCTCGCACTCGTCTGTCAGGAGATTGCCTTCCGCTCGATTTGGGACTTTGAATCGCCATTAGGGTGTCTCCAGGGGTAACTAAGGCGGCGTGCATTCTGGAACAAGGTGCTGCGGATGCTCATGTGCTTGGAGGAGGCAAAGTTTATGAGCTTGAGGCCGTGGTCGTTAGTCAGCTGGAGGACGCTGAAACTTCCATTCGTTGCTTTATATGTCTCCTCCTTTTCGACCTGGGCATTAGGATCTCCTATAACGATCTTCACGTCATGTTTTGGGCAGCGGACGTACTTCCTCTAAAGCTGCGTATAAAAAAGCTCCTTTTTGTCATAGGTGATCCCAAGGTGCGGACTGTGCACATTAATAATGCTCAGGTTGAATAATCTGCCACAAATCCCAACTTGCACCGTGCTTTGACCGGCCACCACCCTATCACCTTTTGTTGCATCGCACCTAGCACCATGAACGCAGTACCGAGCTCGTGCGTATATCTACCGTTCTCTTAGATCGTAATTTCCTACCGTACTGGCGCACCATCATGCCTTTCCTGCTATTATCTCGAGCCCGCGAGCCCAAACCTCATCAAGCGCCATTCGGGTCTTCCTTTCTGACCAGAGGGTTTTGCAGTCCTCTGTCCCGAGCTTCCAATCGTAAGTCCTTTTTCCTAGCAAGGGTCTGAATCGATTGGTACCGATACGGTACTTCTTCTTGTTGCTTGTTCGttgcttttatgtttttatgagCAAGGCTTGCAAGGCATCTCCCTCCAAGTCACGTCGTAGGGCTTACGCTTGATAGCTTTTTAGAGTCCTGCAGCGTACCAAGACGGGAGAAACCAGCGCAACCCTTCGGAAAGAGATACGAAGTATTGCTACAACACTGTCACCAGAACAGCCTTtgtacatacatttaggcgtgaATTGTTACATTCATGTTGATTTTGGCCACTCTCGACGAGAAATTGTCTCGATATGTGTGGTTGCACGGTAAGAagcattgattgtttttatcgTCGCCTGTTGATCGTGCTTGAGATTAGATTTTATTAATGTGTTCCTTGTAGGAAGACCCCAAAAATCAGTGTCCCTGTGATTCCCAGTGCTGGAAACTGTTCCACCTTATCAGATAATGGAGAACGTATCTTTACCATCAGCTTTGATCAGTTGTATATAAGGCAGCGGTAATTACAAGGTAGCTATCAGTTGTGTTCCCAAAGCGGAGAAAGTGGAAGGAAAGCCAAACAATGCAGATCTTCAAAGTGGTTGCTATTTTTGGCATCGTTTGCCTGTGTGAAATAAGAATTGTTTTATCACACACCGACGAGTTGCAGTTGTCGTTAGGTACTGGAGAAGAATCCAATCAACAGCTTCGCCGCCCAAATGTAGTAGACACGAATCAAGTGCGTATAGTAAGCGAAACAAACAGACTTTCTTGCGATGGATATGAGATTTACGCTGGTCAGTTTCCGTACCATGCATTGGTTTACATTAATAACGAGAATCCAAAACCATGGGAATCAAGCATTGTGCAAACAGCTGGATCACTGATTACACCCAACTATATCCTAACGAGTGCCGAAGTTTTGCGTAAAAATATTCTTGGGAATGGTAAAACATACGGTTTCGTAGAGCTGGGCTATCGGAACGGAGCTGACCGGGAACGGCAACAAGTAATCGACTTCACGAACAGTAGCATCAGCATACACCCTAGGTTCAGCGGTGGATTGTTCTACAATATAGCCACAATACGCTTGGAGCATCCAGCGACGCTGAACCGATATGTGCAACCGATTCGTCTACCACGATTGTCCGACAATCGCACCTTCGAGATGATGGAGGGAACATCACTTGGACACCATTACAATGGAACGATGCGCTATATGCGCAATCAGGTATTGCCGCATGATAACTGCTTGCTTAAGGAGTATGTTTGCACGAACAGTTTCATCGGAGGTGCGTTCTGCAATCGTGTGGATGGAGCCGGATTGACGGTGGAGGATGAAGATGGACCAATACTGATCGGTTTTACGATGAGAGTCTACTGGTGCGATTTGAACGAACGCGATATAAACACGCGTGTATCAGTTTATCGCGACTGGATAGTGGACCATTCGGActatgtgtttgatttttagcCAAGCGATAGATGTATTGTAATTGAAATAACAAAATTCCTGAGCATAccttaattttaaattgtttgcatTCATACAACAAAAGATATCCGACTGGTCGTTTATTTCATTGCTAAATCATGCTAAATCAATCGAGCACTTGTGCCGGGTACTGAACAAAAGAAGGGCATTAAAGGatcttaaaacaaaaagcaaccaactgttgGATTTCTTGTTCACACAGCCCCACTGAATGTTAAAACACTCtcgatgaaaagtgaaatgacCTTTTCGAAAAGAAATCAGCAGCAAGATCGTTAAACCCCCTGGGGACGTGATACACTCCACGATTAGCCGCACGAGGGCGTTGGTAATTACCCTAAACGTGTATTTGATATGAGTTCGTGGTTGAGCGGCGTGTACAATTTGGGCCCGAAATTTGGCTTCGAAATGTGGTTAACGTTCTTCGCCGTTGGGAATAATTTCACACCCAGCAAGTGTCCATTTTCACTCGTTAAAATTAAAGCTTTGCCTGTAGTCGCTCTTTCCACGCGTTCCTTGCAACCAGCTTTAAGCCCTTTTTTAGGTGCATTCAATCGCTTCAAGTGTGTGACACTGACCGAACGTATCCGACCGAACGACCAAATCGAACGACGTGCCGCTCCCGGGCACAATGAAAGTGTGTGTACCATCCTCCAGTAAAAATTAATATTCTACATCGCTTCTATTTCCTGACCTAGAGAAGGAGCGCCCTGGGCGGGGGAAATCACACTGCTCGAGGCAGTCGATTTCGttcataaaatgaaaatttaaatcacaCCAAAGTGCTGGGAGAAGGGAGTAGCTGGCAACTGAACTCATAAAAACAGATCACCAAATTGCTACCATATCGATCAGTTATTAATGTCACGTGTGGAATTGTGGTTTTGCCGCTGTTCGTGATCGATGGTGTGGAAAGTAATGCGGTTGCGAACATGCTGCGGCACTCTACTGCCTGTGTCCTGACCGTGTACCGTGCCCTCTTATGGAAAGTTGAATGCACGGTTAGAAGCGAACCGTTTCGGAATGGTGTTCAGGTTCACGTTCAGTGAGTGCATTTGTAACTGCAATCGGAAGTCTCGGGAAAGCTGTATCGAGCGTACAACCGGGAACTGGCGCTAGCCTTGTAAGTACATACCATCTCTTTTGAAATGGTGttggaaatattaaaaatggaaatgtaAAATCCTTTTATACTATACGATGATGTGACTAATAGAAGCTTTTAAAATTGCTGATTATTctaaaaaatttaaacatttgttAAACATGTCTCTATGCGTTAAATTGATAAAAGCTATCATAAAATAAAGCTACACTTTTTATTCGAATCTGACCTCAAAACCCTTCTTTTCTGTGTAAGAAATTTCCTAAACCTGGCCCAATTTAAATTCTAAATAGTTTCACCAGCGCTCCCATTAACCAGCCGCCCGCTCGACCGACTGCTCTTGACCGCACTGAATTCACCCGGTGTATCACCCCGCTCAACATCACGTATGTGCTCACGAGAATAAACGTACTGTGTCAGCCGTAGCAGGCAGCTCTCCCCGGTAGCTTCCCAATTGACCGTGTGAATTATTCATGTAATCAAAAGAAAATCAGCCAAAAGGCACAGTTTCGTCGCGTACGCTTGCATTGCTGTCCTTTGAATGGTTCGGTTGGGGGTTTTCGACTACGCAGTCGTTTCACGCAGAGTGCTTCTTCGCGATGCACATTGCACATTCTCGGCCAGTCATTTCGTAGCTCTCGGCTCCCAACTCGGAGGGAGGCGGCCAATGAAGCATGTGGTGCGTTaggtttcaattaaaaacgcATAACGGCTAGTTCGAGCCACAGgtgggtttatttttatcacgCCGTTCAGTCAGTCGGGGGTTTGGTTTGGGTTTGGAGACAACGATCGAACGGGTCACGTACGATAGGCGTTGCAGCGGTGGTAGGCATGAGCCATCCGGGGTGAAGTTTAATGTCTTCATCGGTTGACGGGTGGACGTGTGCGTCGCTTGATCGTGAAATGTTTCCTGGGGCAGAGGATTGTTGCGACCGAGTGGTGAGAG encodes the following:
- the LOC133391837 gene encoding collagenase-like; amino-acid sequence: MQIYKAVVIVFLCEIGIVLSNGEEWQLPLSIEEELNQELHRSNELKTNQVRLISESNNLSTDGYEVYPGQFPYHAVVNIKNDREASTTLSSGSLITPNYILTCALGLHKHENTYGFVELGYRYRADRERQQVIDFTRSGINIHPQFNGGTSNNIATIRLEHPVTLNRYVHPIRLPRLSDTRTFEMMEGTSLGLQYNGTMRYLRNQIMSNDDCRMNTQFICTNSYIGGAFCNRMYGAGLVVEDESGPILIGLTNLIYSCSVNNSILYMRLSLLRDWIANSSNYVFDF